A portion of the Sabethes cyaneus chromosome 3, idSabCyanKW18_F2, whole genome shotgun sequence genome contains these proteins:
- the LOC128743930 gene encoding uncharacterized protein LOC128743930, with protein sequence MDFLKAVANGHYEAVRTALAKVDIDYQDERAANSALHVAVTAKRNRTKLIELLLGAGSDCDLKNRDGLTASELALDCGCRSVAEFMIRKEFEGWTDDRTVYRLVRRGSVELLQIYLEKRAFDIHTKMKLIRRVVDELGVKGVTIGERMKVFLEYQLVEYGYRYGTKSAGDGGANGDQEAERRVELILNYTKYLRENYCGDDLNDLDDRFVLRLRMICECCYFLEDVERRRERKLYKHVPLSEITYLIGVFLAILEKHVGFEIYKLVINKNMIMSYLEAVCYELRAATVGDRRRPSGFSFQWTAQLLLDLIACIREERLLRYVARRKRASVELQRIAAMRDDDGELTAADREKVMNEIRQKEFLVLQEGVQPRDTAGGKWCVEDFVRCLRCEEKRKTIPELWHRRHPKLRLAKRQAQFVVSRRELSKIKQQTVTELSRNKLKLIEKEVNSRELQALGRKICRRSRIVFRRIRKSYDQIKQMYTVKKIAYYVENAIIVDMDVLANESLCILAIKRVLHLMDESKRSCDQNPTFVRMLENVLDHVLASVKVGNKSQDIRDFFSQKYSLAKYFANKSLDMSQYKLMQDSLRSVYRFFLYVINIQLIEAYKTFLGTAYRLRNLAQVKSFAKYIGDHNLHTLSHIQFDHVFYNEDETAQIIRELKKMYLGMANELKLLSFIEKNIQFRFYHMQYHQTRLRVTLSNFSVVYRALRANPCFESIRKLVHSYLHQSYQKYDISKSISISDSTLALKELLRPYGSVRENEETLMVVRHLEQLQELMDPDRLFGINPVKGRTRIDDAGKYHHFTRKILKEMGLQLNEEDFRQLHEKLRRTYYENIFLLQNRYRVMGEFFKQRGIAVDGKVLAEYRERDEELLQELFDAKVNDVIQILEKFECATVDGVLECLGELPAFVQIGLEFALLELLEILGAVNGLATNGNGVRGGASVLSGRSLKSYLEQDSLVLDLLVFNSGATVFLNALVFKQFGFRLYGGGAQMQEAPAELGDFEERYKERWKWFEMQEILYESVRQGDLQLLKENVSNGSDLRGKRFGALVSKELCQYSLIDCAIAENFKDMIDMLNRDYDEISEERKKLLEYLLRRTVKSHFLVGQYCKLKPEDRKMLVLYLSMFLGDVGVFLKNLDRYNAHQDLHLFVISENHGFVSEMLHRLKTFDYNRTDSSGMTILQKVVISGNLQATEVLARNKRVDLNAVNSAKYTALNLACRLNLLDIVKVLVQHRADVNVMSEDEKLPVFWLIQYQNPKELVSLAIDSGTELTSFSSELCLLHKAIEFDNLDVVRYLIADRKVDPTRIYSNCNNVIHAAASYNRYRVLGYLLSNTGIRKLVNNTNLVKNTPLNIACKEGYLRIARMLLDQGVRTDTSGEYGLNALAFAMYTNGFKLMKILFRHGATISYPLSSDFQPLNMAILNSNIPMLNFLLRNGVDVNSAPLCFINAVYSQSKEITRILIASGAKHINYKDEFCQTALHLCVERDEYDIAQELIRAGADVNAKNRSGTTPLHLAVSRRNVRFVQLLLDNRCQLDALDYHGETPLIKSVVCNNLNIVKILLNNGASVERLRNSEPSVLLYLVQENYEDILDYLLEYYRFDPNEQDAYGNSLLYVATQHNHINIVKLLVDKYHARANTTNNKKLTPLMIARVKEYREIFSFLEARTVAAEE encoded by the exons ATGGACTTCCTGAAGGCGGTCGCCAACGGGCACTACGAGGCGGTCCGGACGGCACTGGCCAAGGTCGACATCGACTATCAGGACGAACGGGCGGCCAACAGTGCGCTGCACGTGGCCGTGACGGCCAAGCGCAACCGAACGAAACTGATCGAGCTGCTGCTCGGGGCCGGCAGCGATTGCGATCTGAAGAACCGGGATGGCCTGACGGCATCGGAACTGGCGCTGGACTGCGGCTGCCGCAGTGTGGCCGAGTTTATGATTCGTAAGGAGTTCGAGGGCTGGACCGATGATCGAACGGTCTATCGGTTGGTGCGGCGAGGCTCGGTGGAACTGTTGCAGATTTATCTGGAGAAAAGGGCTTTTGATATTCATACGAAGATGAAATTGATTCGACGGGTGGTGGATGAGTTGGGCGTAAAGGGGGTGACGATCGGAGAGCGGATGAAGGTGTTTCTGGAGTATCAATTGGTGGAGTATGGCTATCGGTACGGGACG AAAAGTGCCGGCGATGGTGGCGCGAATGGTGATCAAGAGGCTGAACGGCGCGTGGAGTTGATACTGAACTATACCAAATATTTGAGGGAAAACTACTGCGGCGATGATTTGAACGATCTCGATGACAGGTTCGTTCTGAGGCTGCGAATGATTTGCGAGTGTTGTTACTTTCTGGAGGACGTCGAGCGGCGCCGCGAGCGGAAGCTTTACAAACACGTTCCCCTTTCGGAGATAACCTACTTGATCGGGGTATTTTTAGCCATCTTGGAGAAACACGTCGGCTTCGAGATTTATAAGCTTGTTATTAATAAAAATATGATTATGTCGTACTTGGAGGCGGTTTGTTACGAGTTGCGGGCGGCCACGGTGGGGGACCGGCGGCGGCCAAGCGGTTTCTCGTTCCAATGGACGGCGCAGCTGTTGTTGGATCTCATCGCGTGCATCCGCGAGGAGCGCCTGCTGCGATACGTCGCCAGGAGGAAGCGTGCTAGTGTGGAATTGCAACGGATTGCTGCGATGCGCGACGACGACGGGGAACTGACGGCAGCTGACCGGGAGAAGGTAATGAATGAAATCCGACAGAAGGAATTTCTCGTACTGCAGGAGGGTGTGCAACCGCGGGATACCGCGGGCGGTAAGTGGTGTGTGGAGGATTTTGTTCGCTGCTTGCGATGCGAGGAGAAGCGGAAAACAATCCCCGAACTGTGGCACCGGCGACATCCGAAGCTGCGGCTCGCGAAGCGACAGGCGCAGTTTGTGGTGAGCCGCCGAGAGTTGAGCAAAATTAAGCAACAGACCGTGACCGAGCTGAGTCGGAATAAGCTGAAGCTTATCGAGAAGGAAGTGAATTCGCGCGAGCTGCAAGCGCTCGGTAGGAAAATTTGCCGGCGCAGCCGGATAGTTTTTCGTCGGATACGGAAAAGCTACGACCAGATTAAGCAGATGTATACGGTGAAAAAGATCGCTTACTACGTGGAGAATGCCATCATTGTGGATATGGACGTACTGGCGAATGAGTCGCTGTGCATTCTGGCGATCAAAAGGGTGCTCCACCTGATGGACGAGTCGAAGCGGAGTTGCGATCAGAATCCGACCTTCGTGCGGATGTTGGAGAACGTGCTCGATCATGTGCTGGCTTCGGTGAAGGTGGGCAATAAAAGCCAGGATATCCGGGATTTTTTCTCGCAAAAGTATTCGCTTGCCAAGTATTTCGCCAATAAATCGCTGGACATGAGCCAGTACAAGCTGATGCAGGACAGTCTCCGGTCGGTGTATCGCTTTTTTCTCTATGTAATCAATATTCAGCTGATCGAGGCGTACAAGACGTTCCTCGGGACGGCTTACCGTTTGCGAAATCTGGCCCAGGTTAAGTCGTTCGCCAAGTACATCGGCGATCACAATCTGCACACGTTGAGTCACATTCAGTTCGATCACGTGTTCTACAATGAGGACGAAACAGCTCAGATCATCCGGGAGTTGAAGAAGATGTATTTGGGAATGGCAAATGAGCTGAAGCTGTTGTCGTTTATCGAGAAGAACATTCAGTTTCGGTTTTACCACATGCAGTACCATCAGACGAGGCTGCGGGTGACGTTGAGTAACTTTTCCGTGGTCTATCGGGCTCTGCGAGCGAATCCCTGTTTCGAGAGTATCCGGAAGCTGGTGCACTCCTATCTGCACCAGAGCTATCAAAAGTACGACATATCGAAGTCGATCTCCATCTCGGACTCGACGCTGGCGCTGAAGGAGTTGCTTCGACCGTACGGCAGTGTGCGCGAGAACGAGGAAACCCTGATGGTGGTGCGCCATCTGGAGCAGCTGCAGGAACTGATGGATCCGGATCGGTTGTTTGGGATTAATCCGGTTAAGGGTCGCACGCGAATCGACGATGCCGGGAAGTATCACCATTTTACGAGGAAGATTCTGAAGGAGATGGGACTGCAGCTGAACGAGGAGGATTTTCGCCAGTTGCATGAGAAACTGCGGCGGACGTATTATGAGAATATCTTTTTGCTGCAGAATCGCTACCGGGTGATGGGGGAGTTTTTCAAGCAGCGCGGTATTGCCGTTGATGGGAAGGTGTTGGCCGAGTATCGGGAACGGGATGAGGAGCTGCTGCAGGAGTTGTTCGATGCGAAGGTGAACGATGTGATTCAGATTTTGGAGAAGTTCGAGTGCGCGACGGTGGACGGGGTGTTGGAGTGTTTGGGCGAACTGCCGGCTTTCGTGCAGATTGGGCTggagtttgctttgcttgagTTGCTGGAGATTCTGGGAGCGGTCAATGGTCTGGCGACGAATGGTAACGGTGTCCGAGGCGGTGCCTCGGTTTTGAGCGGGAGAAGTCTGAAAAGTTATCTGGAACAGGACTCGCTGGTGTTGGATCTGTTGGTGTTCAATTCCGGTGCGACGGTGTTTTTGAACGCGCTGGTGTTCAAGCAGTTTGGCTTTCGGCTGTACGGTGGTGGCGCGCAAATGCAGGAAGCTCCGGCGGAGCTGGGCGACTTCGAAGAGCGGTATAAGGAACGATGGAAGTGGTTCGAGATGCAGGAGATTCTGTACGAGTCGGTACGACAGGGTGATCTCCAGCTGCTGAAGGAGAACGTCAGCAATGGATCGGATCTGAGAGGCAAACGATTCGGGGCGTTGGTTTCGAAGGAACTGTGCCAGTACAGCTTGATCGATTGTGCAATCGCTGAGAACTTTAAAGATATGATTGACATGCTCAATCGGGATTACGACGAAATCAGTGAGGAGCGAAAGAAACTGCTGGAATACCTGCTCAGGCGGACCGTAAAGTCACACTTTCTTGTTGGTCAATACTGCAAACTGAAGCCCGAAGATCGCAAAATGCTGGTGCTGTATTTGTCAATGTTTCTTGGGGACGTAGGAGTTTTTCTCAAAAACTTAGATCGCTACAATGCCCATCAGGATCTGCATCTGTTTGTAATTTCGGAGAATCATGGATTTGTCAGCGAAATGCTGCACCGCTTGAAGACTTTCGACTACAATCGGACTGATTCGAGTGGTATGACAATCCTGCAGAAAGTTGTCATTTCCGGAAATCTGCAAGCAACGGAAGTTTTAGCTCGCAATAAACGTGTGGATCTAAATGCCGTAAACAGCGCAAAATACACGGCCCTTAATCTAGCCTGCCGGCTAAATCTGCTGGACATTGTCAAAGTGCTTGTTCAGCACCGGGCGGACGTAAACGTGATGAGCGAAGACGAAAAACTACCCGTTTTCTGGTTGATTCAATACCAAAACCCGAAGGAACTGGTTTCTCTTGCGATCGATTCCGGCACGGAACTGACCTCCTTCTCCAGTGAGCTCTGCCTGCTGCACAAAGCCATCGAATTCGACAATCTGGACGTCGTACGCTACCTGATCGCTGACCGAAAAGTGGATCCCACCCGGATCTACTCGAACTGCAACAACGTAATTCATGCCGCAGCCAGCTACAACCGCTACCGTGTGCTCGGCTATCTTCTGTCGAATACCGGCATCCGCAAGCTGGTCAACAACACCAATCTGGTTAAAAACACCCCCCTAAACATCGCCTGCAAGGAAGGCTACCTTCGGATAGCTAGAATGCTGCTGGATCAGGGCGTCCGAACGGACACCAGCGGGGAGTACGGCCTAAACGCCCTAGCCTTCGCCATGTACACAAACGGTTTCAAGCTGATGAAAATCCTGTTCCGACATGGGGCCACCATCAGTTACCCGCTCAGCTCGGACTTCCAACCGCTGAACATGGCCATCCTAAACAGCAACATCCCGATGCTGAACTTCCTCCTGCGGAACGGCGTCGACGTCAACAGTGCTCCGCTCTGCTTCATCAACGCCGTCTACTCCCAATCGAAAGAGATCACCCGCATCCTGATCGCCTCCGGCGCAAAACACATCAACTACAAGGACGAATTCTGCCAGACGGCACTTCACCTGTGCGTCGAACGGGACGAGTACGACATCGCCCAGGAGCTGATCCGTGCCGGAGCGGACGTCAACGCTAAAAACCGTTCCGGAACGACTCCCCTCCACCTAGCGGTTAGCCGACGTAACGTTCGCTTCGTCCAGCTGCTGCTGGACAATCGCTGCCAGCTGGACGCCCTCGATTACCACGGTGAAACGCCGCTCATCAAGTCGGTGGTGTGCAATAACCTAAATATAGTGAAAATTCTGCTCAACAACGGTGCTAGCGTCGAACGGCTGCGCAACAGCGAACCGTCCGTCCTCCTCTATCTGGTACAGGAAAACTACGAGGACATTCTGGACTACCTGCTCGAGTACTACCGGTTCGATCCGAACGAGCAGGACGCGTACGGTAACTCGCTGCTGTACGTAGCCACCCAGCACAATCACATCAACATCGTTAAGCTGCTGGTGGACAAGTACCACGCCCGGGCCAACACCACCAACAACAAAAAGCTTACGCCGCTGATGATTGCCCGCGTCAAGGAGTACCGGGAGATTTTCAGCTTTCTAGAGGCCCGCACCGTCGCGGCGGAAGAGTAG